Proteins encoded by one window of Rhodamnia argentea isolate NSW1041297 chromosome 6, ASM2092103v1, whole genome shotgun sequence:
- the LOC115734339 gene encoding vacuolar protein sorting-associated protein 41 homolog produces the protein MQMAPIPAENGVEGDDEREDEEADEDEEEEEEEEEEEEGEEEEEEPRLKYQRMGGSIPSLLANDAASCVAVAERMIALGTHGGTVHILDFLGNQVKEFAAHTAAVNDLSFDTEGEYIGSCSDDGSVVINGLFTDERMKSDYQRPMKAVALDPDYAKKASRRFVAGGLAGHLYFNMKKWLGYKDQVLHSGEGPIHAVKWRTSLIAWANDAGVKVYDSANDQRITFIERPRGSPRPELLLPHLVWQDDTLLVIGWGTSVKIASIRTNPNKVANGTYNHIPASTTNQVDIVASFQTSYYISGIAPFGDSLVVLAYIPGEEDGEKDFSSSVPSRQGNAQRPEVRVVTWNNDELATDALPVHGFEHYKAKDYSLAHAPFSGSSYAGGQWAAGDEPLYYIVSPKDVVIAKPRDAEDHISWLLQHGWHEKALAAVEAGQGRSELVDEVGSRYLDHLIVERKYAEAASLCPKLLRGSASAWERWVFHFAHLRQLPVLVPYIPTENPRLRDTAYEVALVALATNPSFHHELLSTVKSWPRAIYSSSPVISAIEPQLNTSSMTDALKEALAELYVIDGQYEKAFSLYADLMKPEVFDFIEKHNLHEAIREKVVQLMKLDCKRAVPLFIQNRDLMTPSDVVSQLLKASDKSDSRHFLHLYLHSLFEVNPHAGREFHDMQVELYADFDPKMLLPFLRSSQHYTLEKAYHICVRKELIKEQVFILGRMGNSKQALAVIINNLGDIEEAVEFVSMQQDDDLWEELIKQCLDKPEMVGVLLEHTVGNLDPLYIVNMVPNGLEIPRLRDRLVKIITDYRTETSLRHGCNDILKADCVNLLVKYYKEARHAVYLSNEEDEARAKKKDSKAYQETEKSSSLRTTGVKSKTRGAARCCICFDPFSIRDVSVVVFFCCHSYHASCLTDSTYTFSGKKGTKEASSDSMSHYDYDCEYDDEEDEDDDHKGTNRMRCILCTTAAS, from the exons ATGCAAATGGCGCCGATACCGGCGGAGAACGGCGTCGAAGGGGACGACGAGAGAGAAGACGAGGAAGCAGATGAggacgaagaggaggaggaggaggaagaggaggaggaggagggggaggaggaggaggaagagccGAGGCTCAAGTACCAGAGGATGGGAGGCAGCATCCCCTCGCTCCTCGCGAACGACGCGGCGTCGTGCGTCGCCGTCGCCGAGCGAATGATCGCGCTCGGCACTCACGGCGGGACCGTGCACATCCTTGATTTTCTGGGCAATCAG GTTAAGGAATTCGCTGCCCATACAGCTGCTGTCAATGACCTTAGTTTTGACACAGAAGGTGAATATATAGGAAGCTGTTCAGATGATGGATCTGTTGTGATAAATGGCCTCTTCACTGATGAGAGAATGAAGTCTGATTATCAACGTCCAATGAAGGCTGTTGCTTTAGACCCTGATTACGCCAAAAAAGCATCCAGAAGATTTGTAGCTGGTGGTTTGGCGGGTCATTTATATTTTAACATGAAGAAATGGTTAGGCTACAAGGACCAG GTTTTGCACTCTGGCGAAGGTCCAATTCATGCAGTGAAGTGGAGAACAAGCTTAATTGCTTGGGCCAATGATGCTGGCGTCAAAGTTTATGACTCAGCCAATGATCAGCGTATCACATTTATTGAGAGGCCCAGAGGAAGCCCGCGACCTGAGCTTTTACTCCCTCATTTAGTTTGGCAG GACGATACACTGTTAGTCATTGGCTGGGGAACATCTGTGAAAATTGCATCCATCAGAACTAATCCAAATAAAGTTGCCAATGGTACCTATAACCATATTCCAGCCTCCACTACGAATCAGGTGGATATTGTGGCATCATTCCAAACAAGCTATTACATATCAGGGATTGCTCCCTTTGGTGACTCTTTGGTTGTTCTAGCTTATATACCGGGGGAAGAAGATGGGGAGAAGGACTTTAGCAGCAGTGTACCTTCCCGTCAG GGAAATGCACAGAGACCAGAAGTACGTGTAGTAACTTGGAACAATGATGAACTGGCTACAGATGCCCTACCTGTGCATGGTTTTGAGCATTACAAGGCCAAGGACTACTCCCTTGCTCATGCTCCTTTCTCAG GTAGCAGCTATGCTGGGGGTCAGTGGGCTGCTGGAGATGAGCCTTTGTATTATATCGTCTCTCCCAAAGATGTGGTTATAGCAAAGCCTAG GGATGCTGAAGATCACATATCTTGGCTTCTGCAGCATGGCTGGCATGAAAAAGCTTTAGCAGCAGTGGAAGCTGGTCAAGGACGCAGTGAACTTGTTGATGAG GTAGGATCCAGGTACCTTGATCATTTGATTGTGGAAAGGAAGTATGCTGAAGCTGCTTCTTTGTGTCCAAAATTGTTGCGTGGATCTGCTTCAGCATGGGAGAG ATGGGTTTTCCATTTTGCACATCTACGCCAGCTTCCTGTTTTGGTTCCATATATACCGACAGAAAATCCAAGGTTGCGTGATACGGCATATGAG GTTGCCCTGGTGGCATTGGCAACAAATCCATCTTTCCACCATGAGCTATTATCAACCGTCAAATCTTGGCCACGAGCAATATATTCATCATCGCCTGTTATCTCAGCCATTGAACCACAGCTCAACACTTCATCCATGACTGATGCTCTCAAGGAG GCTCTGGCAGAGTTGTATGTAATTGATGGCCAATATGAGAAAGCCTTTTCACTCTATGCTGAT CTTATGAAGCCAGAGGTGTTTGACTTCATCGAAAAACATAACTTACATGAAGCCATTCGTGAAAAG GTTGTCCAGTTGATGAAGCTAGATTGCAAACGCGCAGTTCCTTTGTTCATTCAAAACAGGGATTTGATGACACCATCCGATGTGGTTTCTCAACTTTTAAAAGCCAGCGATAAGAGTGATTCAAGACATTTTTTGCATCTATATCTGCATTCCTTGTTTGAAGTGAATCCTCATGCTGGAAGAGAGTTTCACGATATGCAG GTAGAGCTCTATGCTGACTTTGATCCGAAGATGCTGCTTCCTTTTCTTCGCAGTAGTCAACACTACACATTAGAAAAG GCTTATCACATTTGTGTTAGAAAAGAGCTCATTAAGGAGCAAGTGTTTATACTGGGAAGGATGGGGAATTCAAAACAAGCTCTTGCTGTCATCATCAATAATTTGGGAGACATAGAAGAG GCTGTAGAATTTGTGAGCATGCAGCAAGACGACGACCTATGGGAAGAATTAATTAAACAATGTCTTGACAAACCTGAAATG GTGGGTGTGTTGCTGGAGCACACTGTGGGGAATCTCGATCCACTTTATATAGTCAATATGGTGCCAAATGGTTTGGAGATACCTCG GCTAAGGGATCGTCTTGTCAAAATCATCACTGATTACAGGACTGAAACATCTCTCAGACACGGGTGCAACGATATTCTTAAG GCGGATTGTGTTAACCTCTTGGTAAAGTACTACAAGGAAGCAAGACATGCTGTGTATTTGAgcaatgaagaagatgaggcTCGAGCGAAGAAGAAAGATAGTAAGGCTTATCAGGAAACAGAAAAATCGTCCAGCCTGAGAACTACAGGGGTAAAGTCCAAAACTAGGGGAGCTGCAAGATGTTGCATTTGTTTCGACCCCTTCTCCATACGAGATGTGTCCGTGGTCGTTTTCTTTTGCTGTCACTCGTACCACGCGAGTTGTCTTACGGATTCCACATATACGTTTAGCGGCAAAAAAGGGACTAAAGAAGCTTCTTCAGACAGCATGTCGCATTATGATTATGATTGTGAGTacgatgatgaggaagatgaggatgatgaCCATAAGGGTACCAATCGCATGCGATGTATATTATGTACTACTGCCGCCAGTTGA
- the LOC115734315 gene encoding uncharacterized protein LOC115734315 isoform X1, translating into MLKFNRLMGRSSANRASALRSKLFARDEELVASLPPPHLAQRTSTRFLDIYQMGNKAAMEKERARLADEMNRGYFADMSELQKHGGKIAMANKIITPAVAAIKFPVIEVDRSDGQSFKLPISSSGKKVDQNMSSVPKATLLCLSFRRSSQAMIDSWGVPFQNAFRDKEEVHLYEVSLIDTWLLCRKPIKQLLLRVMRKPKSEDNQGPLRRQIVYSFGDHYYFRKELKILNLLTGYVFLLDRFGRIRWQGFGSATPEELPSLLSCASLLLEEK; encoded by the exons ATGCTGAAATTCAATCGATTGATGGGTCGAAGCTCCGCGAACAGAGCATCGGCTCTGCGTTCTAAGTTGTTCGCACGCGATGAGGAGCTCGTCGCCTCTCTGCCTCCACCCCATTTGGCCCAGAGGACCTCGACTCGCTTCCTCGACATTTACCAG ATGGGAAACAAAGCAGCGATGGAAAAGGAACGTGCCCGGCt TGCGGATGAGATGAACAGAGGCTATTTTGCTGATATGTCGGAGCTTCAGAAGCATGGTGGTAAG ATTGCAATGGCGAATAAAATCATAACTCCAGCGGTGGCAGCTATAAAGTTTCCCGTCATTGAAGTCGATCGATCAGATGGACAAAGTTTCAAGCTGCCCATCAGCAGCAGTGGCAAAAAGGTCGATCAGAACATGTCATCTGTCCCTAAGGCTACTTTGTTATGTCTGTCGTTCCGGAGAAGCTCCCAG GCAATGATCGATTCTTGGGGTGTGCCTTTTCAAAATGCTTTCCGTGATAAAGAGGAGGTGCATCTTTATGAG GTGTCCCTCATTGATACGTGGTTATTATGTCGGAAGCCAATTAAGCAATTGCTTCTCCGGGTTATGAGAAAACCCAAAAGCGAGGATAATCAAGGTCCACTCAGAAGGCAGATTGTCTATTCGTTTGGAGACCATTACTACTTCAGGAAAGAACTCAAAATATTGAACCTCCTCACTGG GTACGTATTCTTGCTCGACAGATTTGGAAGGATTAGATGGCAAGGCTTTGGATCAGCAACTCCAGAGGAGCTGCCCTCCCTTCTCTCTTGCGCATCCCTTCTTTTGGAAGAAAAGTAA
- the LOC115734315 gene encoding uncharacterized protein LOC115734315 isoform X2, whose amino-acid sequence MNRGYFADMSELQKHGGKIAMANKIITPAVAAIKFPVIEVDRSDGQSFKLPISSSGKKVDQNMSSVPKATLLCLSFRRSSQAMIDSWGVPFQNAFRDKEEVHLYEVSLIDTWLLCRKPIKQLLLRVMRKPKSEDNQGPLRRQIVYSFGDHYYFRKELKILNLLTGYVFLLDRFGRIRWQGFGSATPEELPSLLSCASLLLEEK is encoded by the exons ATGAACAGAGGCTATTTTGCTGATATGTCGGAGCTTCAGAAGCATGGTGGTAAG ATTGCAATGGCGAATAAAATCATAACTCCAGCGGTGGCAGCTATAAAGTTTCCCGTCATTGAAGTCGATCGATCAGATGGACAAAGTTTCAAGCTGCCCATCAGCAGCAGTGGCAAAAAGGTCGATCAGAACATGTCATCTGTCCCTAAGGCTACTTTGTTATGTCTGTCGTTCCGGAGAAGCTCCCAG GCAATGATCGATTCTTGGGGTGTGCCTTTTCAAAATGCTTTCCGTGATAAAGAGGAGGTGCATCTTTATGAG GTGTCCCTCATTGATACGTGGTTATTATGTCGGAAGCCAATTAAGCAATTGCTTCTCCGGGTTATGAGAAAACCCAAAAGCGAGGATAATCAAGGTCCACTCAGAAGGCAGATTGTCTATTCGTTTGGAGACCATTACTACTTCAGGAAAGAACTCAAAATATTGAACCTCCTCACTGG GTACGTATTCTTGCTCGACAGATTTGGAAGGATTAGATGGCAAGGCTTTGGATCAGCAACTCCAGAGGAGCTGCCCTCCCTTCTCTCTTGCGCATCCCTTCTTTTGGAAGAAAAGTAA